One Natrinema halophilum genomic window carries:
- a CDS encoding MmgE/PrpD family protein has protein sequence MTTTLEFASFATEIDYDDLSPDVRDALKRRVLDAVGIGIAAADAGPPNAVADTVADLEDNGPCALWRRGRGASPVQAAMHNTALVRYLDYMDSFLAPGETPHPSDNVGAVVAAAEYADRSGKELLAGLAVAYEIQAELAWNAPVRDRGFDHVTHTVISAAAGVSNVLGLDEAAARNAIAIAGTAHNALRVTRTGEINEWKGIASANAARNAVYSAMLAKNGMAGPRNLFEGQKGWQSVISGPFEVDLSPGERVHDVMTKRYVAETYAQSAVEGIIEVAEREDLAATDVAGIKLQTFGGAKLIIGGGEGNRYEVRNRAEADHSLPYMLAAALIDRDLSLAQYEPDRIRRDDVQELLRIVDVSENPDLTERFEAGEMPAVIDVTMDDGTTYRVEKDAFLGHPAEPIGWDALEEKLDAVTGDSLSPDGRETLLETIRSLEEHDVSDLTALLA, from the coding sequence ATGACGACGACCCTCGAGTTTGCGAGCTTTGCGACTGAGATCGACTACGACGACCTCTCTCCGGACGTTCGTGACGCCCTCAAACGCCGGGTACTCGATGCGGTCGGCATCGGTATCGCCGCAGCGGACGCCGGCCCGCCGAATGCGGTCGCCGACACGGTGGCCGATCTCGAGGACAACGGGCCCTGTGCGCTCTGGCGACGGGGCCGGGGTGCATCGCCCGTCCAGGCAGCGATGCATAACACGGCGCTCGTTCGGTATCTCGATTACATGGACTCGTTTCTCGCGCCGGGCGAGACGCCCCATCCGAGCGACAACGTCGGGGCCGTCGTCGCTGCTGCGGAGTACGCCGACCGATCGGGGAAAGAATTGCTCGCCGGACTCGCCGTCGCATACGAGATCCAGGCCGAACTGGCCTGGAACGCCCCCGTTCGCGACCGGGGGTTCGATCACGTCACCCATACCGTGATATCGGCCGCTGCGGGGGTTTCGAATGTCCTCGGGCTCGACGAAGCGGCGGCGCGGAACGCTATCGCCATCGCGGGTACGGCCCATAACGCGTTGCGCGTCACTCGCACCGGTGAGATCAACGAGTGGAAGGGAATCGCGTCGGCGAACGCGGCCCGCAACGCGGTTTACTCGGCGATGCTGGCGAAAAACGGGATGGCCGGGCCCCGGAACCTCTTCGAAGGACAGAAGGGATGGCAAAGCGTTATCTCCGGGCCGTTCGAGGTCGACCTCTCGCCCGGCGAGCGCGTCCACGACGTGATGACCAAGCGTTACGTCGCCGAGACCTACGCCCAGTCCGCCGTCGAGGGAATCATCGAAGTTGCCGAACGCGAGGATCTCGCCGCGACCGACGTCGCAGGAATCAAACTCCAGACCTTCGGCGGGGCGAAGCTCATTATCGGCGGCGGGGAGGGCAACCGCTACGAGGTTCGAAATCGGGCGGAGGCAGATCATTCCCTGCCGTACATGCTCGCCGCTGCGCTGATCGATCGCGATCTGTCGCTCGCACAGTACGAACCCGACCGCATCCGTCGCGATGACGTCCAGGAACTGCTTCGGATCGTCGACGTGAGCGAAAATCCCGATCTCACCGAGCGCTTCGAGGCGGGCGAGATGCCGGCCGTCATCGACGTGACGATGGACGACGGCACCACGTACCGCGTCGAGAAGGACGCCTTCCTCGGTCACCCGGCCGAACCGATCGGGTGGGACGCCCTCGAGGAGAAGCTCGACGCGGTCACTGGCGACTCCCTCTCCCCCGACGGTCGCGAGACGCTCCTCGAGACGATCCGATCGCTCGAGGAACACGACGTGTCAGATCTGACGGCGCTGCTGGCCTGA
- a CDS encoding DUF368 domain-containing protein → MEYERPDVVMDRLELLRAYAYGLCMGTADALPGVSGGTVALLLGFYGRLIAAVTALTPHRAVTVFRGYDPDRRARAREALLEMDLQFLVPLGVGMATAVVLIADVVTTLEATHPVALFGFFTGLIAASAITLGRSLPITSGAHVSAAIAGATIALLVAAGILELPGSGPIVIVIAGAIAVSAMILPGISGSLILILLGQYIFLSNELSAFVSALGDLLSGGSLAAVTDPGSTVVLFLAGGTVGLFSIARVVRAALTRRREVTLVFLVSLIAGSIPAPLTNISETHAWTTETITLTIAWAAVGAVALFGLEYLVGGFDPE, encoded by the coding sequence ATGGAGTATGAGCGACCAGACGTGGTCATGGATCGGCTCGAGTTGCTCCGGGCCTACGCGTACGGGCTCTGCATGGGCACGGCGGACGCCCTCCCCGGTGTCTCTGGAGGGACCGTCGCGCTCTTGCTCGGCTTCTACGGGCGGTTGATCGCCGCCGTCACAGCGCTCACACCCCATCGAGCCGTGACCGTTTTTCGAGGCTACGACCCCGACCGCCGGGCGCGAGCGCGGGAGGCCCTGCTCGAGATGGACCTGCAGTTTCTGGTCCCCCTCGGCGTCGGGATGGCCACCGCGGTCGTGCTCATCGCCGACGTCGTCACGACGCTCGAGGCGACCCATCCTGTCGCGCTCTTTGGCTTCTTTACCGGGTTGATCGCCGCCTCGGCGATCACGCTCGGACGGAGCCTTCCGATCACCTCCGGAGCCCACGTCAGCGCCGCTATCGCGGGCGCGACGATCGCGCTGCTGGTCGCCGCCGGTATCCTCGAACTGCCCGGAAGCGGTCCGATCGTCATCGTCATCGCGGGTGCGATCGCGGTCAGCGCGATGATCCTGCCGGGGATTTCGGGCTCGCTGATCCTGATCCTGCTCGGCCAGTACATCTTCCTCTCTAACGAGCTAAGCGCGTTCGTTAGCGCACTGGGCGATCTGCTCAGCGGCGGGTCGCTCGCGGCCGTCACTGACCCTGGATCGACCGTCGTGCTGTTCCTCGCCGGCGGTACCGTTGGACTCTTCAGCATCGCCCGCGTCGTGCGCGCGGCGCTGACCCGCCGTCGCGAGGTGACGCTCGTCTTCCTCGTGAGTCTTATCGCCGGCTCGATCCCCGCACCGCTGACCAACATCTCCGAAACGCACGCCTGGACGACTGAAACGATCACGCTGACGATCGCATGGGCGGCAGTCGGTGCGGTTGCGCTGTTCGGACTCGAGTACCTCGTGGGCGGCTTCGACCCGGAGTGA
- a CDS encoding SagB/ThcOx family dehydrogenase produces MATGAPEYHERTKHSPRSVREAGRGLDFDNKPTPYKQYIDRPSRPLVDRIRPPQQPALAAITEPTADGRAEIDDGLARARRPDLEALTNLCYYSAGITTALNRRGRRLLFRAAATTGALYHVDLYVVCGDLAGANAADGGVEPSIGTLEAGVYHFDPQTLSLSVLREGDYRGVLANASGHAGVADAPLSVVATSTWWRNAWKYGDRTFRHAFWDSGTMLANLLAVAHALDYRAEVVTGFADRPVAELLGVEPAREAPLEIVPIGAGDAAPEITPAGVDPIDPDTAALSPHEKEFPLIGEAWAAGTVESGSEAEAWRSRYPTERIGTRDPGDGERVSLEPVDPETASRRPLHETIRRRGSCREYEREPISFRKLSTVLDRAARGAPMDVRLRGNHDEPADEPALSFVDPYLIVNGVVGLESGVYHYHPDAGELERLRTGEFRAEAGHLALDQRLGADAAVCLYFLTDVAEIVDALGDRGYRVAQLEAALSAGRLYLGTYAHRDLGGTGLTFYDDEVTSFFAPRAAGQTPTFLYTMGRPN; encoded by the coding sequence ATGGCAACCGGAGCACCGGAGTATCACGAGCGGACGAAACACTCGCCCAGAAGCGTCCGCGAAGCGGGGCGTGGCCTCGACTTCGATAACAAGCCGACGCCATACAAGCAGTATATCGATCGGCCGTCGAGGCCGCTGGTCGACCGAATTCGCCCGCCCCAGCAGCCGGCGCTGGCTGCGATCACGGAACCGACGGCGGACGGGCGAGCCGAAATCGATGACGGCCTCGCTCGAGCCCGCCGACCGGACCTCGAGGCCCTTACGAACCTGTGTTACTATTCGGCGGGGATCACGACGGCGCTCAACCGCCGCGGTCGGCGCCTGCTGTTTCGCGCAGCCGCAACCACCGGTGCACTCTATCACGTCGATCTGTACGTCGTCTGCGGCGACCTCGCGGGGGCGAACGCGGCCGACGGCGGCGTCGAGCCATCGATTGGCACCCTCGAAGCTGGCGTCTACCACTTCGATCCGCAGACGCTGTCGCTTTCCGTCCTCAGGGAGGGGGATTACCGCGGCGTGCTCGCAAACGCCAGCGGGCACGCGGGCGTCGCCGACGCGCCGCTGTCGGTCGTCGCGACCTCGACCTGGTGGCGCAACGCCTGGAAGTACGGCGATCGAACGTTCCGCCACGCCTTCTGGGACTCCGGGACGATGCTCGCGAATCTGCTGGCGGTCGCACACGCACTCGACTACCGCGCCGAGGTCGTCACCGGGTTCGCGGACCGGCCCGTCGCCGAGCTACTCGGCGTCGAACCCGCGCGCGAAGCACCCCTCGAAATCGTCCCGATCGGCGCGGGCGACGCAGCCCCCGAAATCACACCTGCCGGCGTCGACCCGATCGATCCCGACACCGCGGCGCTCTCGCCCCACGAGAAGGAGTTCCCGCTGATCGGCGAGGCGTGGGCAGCCGGTACTGTAGAGAGCGGCTCCGAGGCGGAGGCCTGGCGAAGCAGGTACCCGACGGAACGGATCGGCACCCGCGACCCCGGCGACGGGGAGCGAGTCTCGCTCGAGCCGGTCGACCCCGAGACGGCATCGCGCCGGCCGCTCCACGAGACGATCCGGCGTCGCGGCTCCTGTCGCGAGTACGAACGCGAGCCGATTAGCTTCCGAAAGCTCTCGACCGTCCTCGACCGGGCCGCCCGCGGCGCGCCGATGGACGTTCGACTCCGCGGCAACCACGACGAGCCCGCGGACGAGCCGGCACTGTCGTTCGTCGATCCGTACCTGATCGTCAACGGCGTCGTGGGACTCGAGTCCGGAGTCTACCACTACCACCCGGACGCGGGCGAGCTCGAGCGGCTTCGGACCGGCGAGTTCCGCGCCGAGGCGGGCCACCTCGCGTTAGATCAGCGGCTGGGCGCCGACGCGGCGGTCTGCCTCTACTTCCTGACCGACGTGGCCGAGATCGTCGACGCACTGGGCGACCGCGGGTATCGAGTTGCACAGCTCGAGGCGGCGCTTTCGGCCGGTCGACTCTACCTGGGAACCTACGCCCACCGCGATCTGGGCGGGACCGGGCTGACGTTCTACGACGACGAGGTCACGTCGTTTTTCGCGCCGCGGGCCGCGGGACAGACGCCGACGTTCCTGTACACGATGGGGCGACCGAACTGA
- a CDS encoding MutS-related protein: MDLESIPGVGEKTVRALSELDDPERALRAGDVAAIATAPGITQGRAARIARGAIRLEHDDPGDFLATDRAREVYRQVLSLLKERTVTEYAAERLETVYPSSQRSRIVEVQEFASEALEREPDPAILEALEGVEPLRESGDVRVRERCLATTDAERYSEARQAVPELSVEVVEDAQGLAELARGYATVIALDESFAGVTLEGDVQVRPDALENPAEVVPERPLSFFAQNRDRLQAAVEVHRAAGLEPSCDLEALEDGLSRLAEDGTVAGDEELDRLTTAVDDLDAAASAAESVANDRLREAIREQDVTIEGSDLLSLVERGAGVDSLLSRELADDYAAAVEAARDHLVDALDLDQGEAEIARRAFSDEPTFPVERDEDAVGRLREELTAVRERRAGRLKRELAADLADQRKGARDLVRDALELDVELAISRFAREYDCTMPEFVDSEAREQTAESSKTASPSRGSSEAASRLPSSRDDGETANMSDDAVGFAIEGGRSPLLDEPLEAIEPVDYGVAGVTLLSGVNSGGKTSTLDLVASVVVLAHMGLPVPAERVRLRRFDDLHYHAKSQGTLDAGAFESTVREFADLAEGGEGSLVIVDELESITEPGASAKIIAGILEALSENGATAVFVSHMADEIREMADFEVTVDGIEAVGLVDGELEVNRSPVKDHLARSTPELIVEKLATESRETADTNGGTATATDGATDPLFYDRLLEKFE, translated from the coding sequence ATGGACCTCGAGTCGATTCCGGGCGTCGGCGAGAAGACCGTCCGAGCGCTGTCGGAGCTCGACGATCCCGAACGCGCGCTTCGGGCGGGCGACGTGGCGGCGATCGCGACCGCGCCGGGGATCACCCAGGGCCGAGCCGCCCGCATCGCGCGCGGCGCGATCCGACTCGAACACGACGATCCCGGCGACTTCCTCGCGACCGACCGCGCCCGTGAAGTATACCGTCAGGTCCTCTCTTTGCTCAAGGAGCGCACCGTCACCGAGTACGCCGCCGAGCGACTCGAGACGGTTTATCCGAGTTCGCAGCGCTCGCGCATCGTGGAGGTGCAGGAATTCGCGTCCGAAGCACTCGAACGCGAGCCCGACCCGGCGATCCTCGAGGCGCTCGAGGGGGTCGAGCCCCTCCGGGAATCCGGTGACGTACGGGTTCGCGAGCGCTGTCTGGCGACGACTGACGCCGAGCGCTACAGCGAAGCGCGCCAGGCGGTGCCGGAACTCTCCGTCGAGGTCGTCGAGGACGCACAGGGGTTGGCCGAACTCGCGCGGGGCTACGCGACCGTGATCGCCTTAGACGAGTCCTTCGCCGGCGTCACGCTCGAGGGCGACGTCCAGGTCCGTCCCGACGCCCTCGAGAACCCGGCGGAAGTCGTCCCCGAGCGCCCCCTCTCCTTTTTCGCGCAGAATCGCGATCGGCTTCAGGCGGCCGTCGAGGTGCATCGGGCTGCAGGACTCGAGCCGTCGTGTGACCTCGAGGCGCTCGAGGACGGTCTATCGCGGCTCGCCGAGGACGGGACGGTCGCGGGCGACGAGGAACTCGATCGGCTGACGACGGCGGTCGACGACCTCGACGCGGCGGCGAGCGCGGCCGAAAGCGTCGCGAACGATCGGTTACGGGAGGCGATTCGCGAACAAGATGTGACGATCGAGGGCTCGGATCTGCTCTCGCTGGTCGAACGCGGAGCCGGCGTCGACTCGCTACTCTCGCGAGAGCTCGCGGACGATTACGCGGCGGCCGTCGAGGCGGCTCGCGACCACCTGGTTGATGCGCTCGACCTCGATCAGGGCGAGGCGGAGATCGCTCGTCGCGCGTTCAGCGACGAGCCGACGTTCCCGGTCGAGCGCGACGAGGACGCCGTCGGCCGACTGCGCGAGGAGCTAACGGCGGTCAGGGAACGCCGCGCCGGCCGTCTGAAGCGCGAACTCGCGGCCGATCTCGCCGATCAGCGCAAGGGGGCTCGCGACCTCGTCCGCGACGCGCTCGAACTGGACGTCGAACTCGCGATCTCCCGGTTCGCCCGGGAGTACGACTGTACGATGCCGGAGTTCGTCGACAGCGAAGCGCGCGAGCAGACTGCGGAGTCATCCAAGACAGCTTCGCCGTCTCGCGGTAGTTCGGAAGCCGCTTCGCGGCTTCCGTCATCACGAGACGACGGTGAAACCGCGAACATGAGCGACGACGCCGTCGGGTTCGCGATCGAGGGCGGTCGCTCTCCACTGCTCGATGAGCCACTCGAGGCGATCGAGCCCGTCGACTACGGCGTGGCGGGGGTCACCCTCCTCTCGGGAGTCAACAGCGGCGGAAAGACCTCCACGCTGGATCTGGTCGCGAGCGTCGTCGTGTTGGCCCATATGGGTTTGCCGGTTCCCGCCGAGCGCGTGCGCTTGCGGCGGTTCGACGACCTCCACTATCACGCGAAGTCCCAGGGGACGCTCGACGCGGGGGCGTTCGAGTCGACCGTCCGGGAGTTCGCCGATCTCGCGGAAGGCGGTGAGGGTTCGCTGGTGATCGTCGACGAACTCGAGAGCATCACCGAGCCGGGGGCGTCGGCCAAGATCATCGCTGGCATCCTCGAGGCTCTGTCCGAAAACGGCGCGACGGCGGTGTTCGTCTCCCACATGGCCGACGAGATCCGTGAGATGGCCGACTTCGAGGTCACCGTCGACGGGATCGAAGCCGTCGGGCTGGTCGACGGCGAACTCGAGGTGAATCGCTCGCCGGTCAAGGATCACCTGGCGCGGTCGACGCCGGAGCTGATCGTCGAGAAGCTGGCCACCGAATCGCGCGAGACGGCAGACACGAACGGCGGGACCGCGACGGCGACCGACGGCGCGACCGACCCGCTCTTCTACGATCGGCTGCTCGAGAAGTTCGAGTAG
- a CDS encoding DUF1998 domain-containing protein has translation MHWNRRRDLEGGKELGVWLLVDDGAVDEELYVETHEYRGGGFDVYTATPDGEWTHEGEFADVDSAFERALDVIESSSHPLEGSRPE, from the coding sequence ATGCACTGGAACCGGCGACGCGACCTCGAGGGCGGGAAGGAACTCGGCGTCTGGCTCCTCGTCGACGACGGCGCGGTCGACGAGGAACTGTACGTCGAGACCCACGAGTACCGCGGTGGCGGGTTCGACGTTTACACCGCCACTCCCGACGGCGAGTGGACGCACGAAGGCGAGTTCGCCGACGTCGACTCCGCCTTCGAGCGGGCGCTCGACGTGATCGAATCCAGTTCGCACCCGCTAGAGGGGTCACGACCGGAGTGA
- a CDS encoding class I SAM-dependent methyltransferase has product MTEPDRYSFRRYLDSKRSVDRRARNRRVADAFRRALERFDEPVELCEVGAGTGAMIETILEWTADTEVRYTAIDTESDIVEAARDGISDRVADRGHDPGRSAGTLFIDRDGAAFEIEFRTDDALAHLTDHAESYDVVVAQAFLDLTDVRAALEAVVNGLRPGGVAYFPITFDGVTSLLPAVDPELEDRIERRFHRRMDTTEKAGGETGDSNAGRHLLTAVPATGSRVVAAGGSDWIVRPNDDGYEADEAYFLHHIVDTIESALEADGAIDAERLRAWAAIRHEQVEAAELVYLAHQLDVLGRWPASAE; this is encoded by the coding sequence GTGACTGAACCCGATCGATACTCGTTTCGCCGCTACCTCGATTCGAAGCGGTCCGTCGACCGACGTGCTCGGAACCGGCGCGTCGCGGATGCGTTTCGCCGCGCTCTCGAGAGGTTCGACGAACCCGTCGAACTCTGCGAGGTCGGTGCGGGGACGGGCGCGATGATCGAAACGATTCTCGAGTGGACGGCCGACACCGAGGTCCGATACACGGCCATCGACACCGAGTCGGACATCGTCGAGGCCGCGAGGGACGGAATCTCCGATCGCGTGGCGGACAGGGGGCACGATCCGGGCCGATCGGCTGGGACGCTGTTTATCGACCGCGACGGGGCGGCGTTCGAAATCGAGTTCCGAACCGACGACGCACTCGCACACCTGACGGACCACGCGGAGTCGTACGACGTCGTCGTCGCTCAGGCGTTCCTCGACCTCACGGACGTGCGGGCGGCGCTCGAGGCGGTCGTCAACGGGCTTCGACCGGGCGGTGTCGCCTACTTTCCGATCACGTTCGACGGGGTGACGTCGCTCTTACCGGCTGTCGACCCCGAACTCGAGGACCGAATCGAGCGGCGGTTTCACCGTCGAATGGACACGACCGAGAAGGCCGGCGGCGAGACCGGCGACAGCAACGCCGGCCGCCATCTTCTCACCGCGGTTCCGGCGACCGGCAGCCGGGTCGTTGCGGCGGGCGGCTCCGACTGGATCGTCCGGCCGAACGACGACGGGTACGAGGCCGACGAGGCGTATTTCCTCCACCACATCGTCGACACCATCGAGTCCGCGCTCGAGGCCGATGGAGCGATCGACGCCGAACGGCTGCGCGCGTGGGCAGCGATTCGCCACGAACAGGTCGAAGCCGCGGAGCTCGTCTATCTCGCCCACCAGCTAGACGTTCTCGGCCGATGGCCGGCGTCGGCGGAGTGA
- a CDS encoding glycosyltransferase family 4 protein, with protein MRLGLVVYDGLECASGGYRYDRRIVAGLRDRGHEVTVVSIPRDGYGSNLLDNVSRGVTADLAALEVDVLLQDELCHPSLVRYNRRRDDDAPVVSIVHHLRSQEPRAAWHNALIGAVERRYLETVDAFVYNSGTTRETVEALVGPKPGVVAPPGGDHVDPGISRERIRERAHEPGPLRVVFVGTLIERKGLHTLLRGLAARPPDEWTLTVVGDPTVDPEYAHRIDRLLDALDVGRSVTVAGRLSDASLSSTLQESHLLAVPSGYEGFGIVYLEGMGFGLPALASAAGGAREVVTDGETGLLISPGEPRTVAEAVGSLAADRERLAEMGVAARDAYDEHPTWSDAVDRVEAFASEVQEIARMRGDVRDTRT; from the coding sequence ATGCGACTGGGGTTGGTCGTCTACGACGGCCTCGAGTGTGCGTCCGGCGGCTACCGCTACGATCGGCGGATCGTGGCGGGGCTCCGTGATCGGGGCCACGAGGTCACGGTCGTCTCGATTCCGAGGGACGGGTACGGATCGAACCTGCTCGATAACGTCTCCCGAGGGGTCACCGCGGACCTGGCCGCCCTCGAGGTCGACGTGTTGTTGCAGGACGAACTCTGCCACCCGTCGCTCGTCCGATACAACCGCCGACGCGACGACGACGCGCCCGTGGTCTCCATCGTCCACCACCTCAGGAGTCAGGAACCGCGGGCCGCGTGGCACAACGCGCTCATCGGGGCGGTCGAGCGACGCTATCTCGAGACCGTCGATGCCTTCGTGTACAACAGCGGAACCACTCGGGAGACCGTCGAGGCGCTCGTCGGCCCGAAGCCGGGCGTCGTCGCGCCGCCGGGCGGCGACCACGTCGACCCGGGAATCTCGCGCGAACGGATACGCGAACGCGCTCACGAACCGGGGCCGCTTCGAGTCGTTTTCGTGGGGACCCTTATCGAACGGAAGGGGCTCCACACGCTGCTCCGGGGTCTGGCTGCCCGCCCGCCCGACGAGTGGACGCTGACCGTCGTCGGCGATCCGACTGTCGATCCGGAGTACGCCCACCGGATCGACCGATTGCTCGACGCGCTGGACGTCGGGCGGTCGGTGACGGTCGCGGGCCGACTATCCGACGCGTCGCTGTCGTCGACCCTCCAGGAGAGCCATCTCCTCGCCGTCCCGTCCGGCTACGAGGGGTTCGGCATCGTCTACCTCGAGGGAATGGGGTTTGGACTGCCGGCGCTCGCCTCGGCCGCCGGTGGCGCCCGCGAGGTCGTGACCGACGGGGAGACGGGGCTACTGATCTCGCCGGGCGAACCAAGAACCGTGGCCGAGGCGGTGGGCTCGCTCGCAGCCGATCGCGAACGTCTCGCCGAGATGGGAGTCGCCGCCCGGGACGCCTACGATGAACATCCAACGTGGAGCGACGCCGTCGACCGAGTCGAGGCGTTCGCCTCCGAGGTCCAGGAGATTGCTAGGATGCGAGGGGATGTCCGTGACACCCGCACTTAA
- a CDS encoding 6-pyruvoyl trahydropterin synthase family protein: MYTVTVTRDLVARHWLTVPDPGPEGDLHSHYLTVEVQVEGEQLDEYGYLVDIDDLEAVVDELVDRYRDATLNGLPEFEGRNPSVEHLSRFFAEGVVDGIEADRLEAIEVTTWEEDAAGASYATTV; the protein is encoded by the coding sequence ATGTACACGGTAACGGTCACCCGCGACCTGGTCGCCCGACACTGGCTGACGGTCCCCGATCCCGGCCCCGAGGGGGACCTCCACTCCCACTATCTGACGGTGGAGGTCCAGGTGGAAGGCGAGCAACTCGATGAGTACGGCTATCTCGTCGACATCGACGACCTCGAGGCGGTCGTCGACGAACTGGTAGACCGGTACCGGGACGCGACGCTCAACGGCCTCCCGGAGTTCGAGGGGCGAAACCCGAGCGTGGAGCACTTATCGCGGTTCTTTGCCGAGGGGGTCGTAGACGGGATCGAGGCGGATCGCCTCGAGGCCATCGAAGTGACGACGTGGGAAGAGGACGCGGCTGGCGCCTCATACGCCACGACCGTCTGA
- a CDS encoding zinc-dependent alcohol dehydrogenase: MTAQSVYFTGPRRVEVREKTVPDPGPDELAVTATVSAISSGTELLLYRGEMNPEIAADETLESLSGSFTYPFRYGYAVVGTVTAVGANVDPAWRDETVLAFHPHASEFVVGVDEVCVVPTDVSPTAAAFLPNVETAVNLVLDGEPRIGERAVVFGQGVVGLLTTALLAETPLSSLVTVDCYENRRRLSETFGADRSLDSERADPSAAVRERAGPPDRPGKPSGRLEWEPPPQRADLTYELSGNPTALDAAIDATGYGGRVVVGSWYGTETAELTLDGRFHRSRIRLISSQVSTIAPERRGRWNVARRLATAWRRLEAVETDRLITHRIPIEDAPEAYAMLDERPQEAVQVLLAY; the protein is encoded by the coding sequence ATGACGGCCCAGTCGGTGTACTTCACGGGACCTCGCCGGGTTGAGGTTCGAGAGAAGACGGTCCCAGACCCCGGACCGGACGAACTCGCGGTGACGGCGACCGTCTCAGCTATTAGCTCCGGAACGGAACTATTACTCTATCGGGGCGAAATGAATCCCGAAATTGCCGCTGACGAAACGCTGGAATCGCTTTCCGGATCGTTTACCTATCCGTTCCGGTACGGCTACGCGGTCGTCGGAACGGTGACCGCCGTCGGCGCGAACGTGGACCCGGCGTGGCGTGACGAGACGGTGCTCGCCTTCCATCCCCACGCCAGCGAATTCGTCGTCGGGGTGGACGAGGTATGCGTCGTGCCAACGGACGTTTCGCCCACAGCGGCGGCGTTCCTCCCGAACGTCGAGACGGCGGTCAATCTGGTCCTCGACGGTGAGCCCCGCATCGGCGAACGAGCAGTCGTGTTCGGCCAGGGCGTCGTCGGCCTGTTAACGACGGCGTTGCTGGCCGAGACGCCGCTATCGTCGCTCGTGACCGTGGATTGCTACGAGAACCGACGACGGCTCTCGGAGACCTTCGGCGCCGACCGGAGCCTCGACTCCGAGAGAGCGGACCCGAGTGCGGCGGTTCGCGAGCGGGCGGGGCCGCCCGATCGGCCGGGGAAGCCGTCCGGACGGCTCGAATGGGAACCGCCCCCGCAGCGAGCGGATCTGACGTACGAACTCTCGGGTAATCCGACGGCGCTCGACGCGGCCATCGACGCGACCGGGTACGGCGGTCGCGTCGTCGTCGGGTCGTGGTACGGGACCGAGACGGCCGAACTGACGCTCGACGGGCGATTCCACCGGAGCCGAATCCGCCTTATCAGCAGCCAAGTGAGCACTATCGCACCGGAGCGGCGCGGGCGCTGGAACGTCGCGCGTCGGCTGGCGACCGCGTGGCGGCGCCTCGAGGCCGTCGAGACGGACCGACTGATAACCCATCGCATCCCGATCGAGGACGCCCCGGAGGCGTACGCCATGCTGGACGAACGCCCGCAGGAAGCGGTTCAGGTTCTGCTGGCGTACTGA